A window of Phaseolus vulgaris cultivar G19833 chromosome 4, P. vulgaris v2.0, whole genome shotgun sequence genomic DNA:
AAATGGAATCAAAGTACTTTCTTATTGTTCAATACATAAAACATGAAGGGTTCAGTATATTTCCATGTGAAATACATCAACTCTAAGACAAAATGGGACTTGTTAGATAAACAAAAGGAGTAGGATGGTCCATGATTAGGTGAGTTGAGGGAAAAAACCAATTCAAAAACCAAATTTTCCACAAGGTTTCATCAATGACTTGTTTGTTTTCCCATGAAACTGTCACCTTAGTTGTCATACATTTGCAATTAGAGACAAAATGTTAGTTAAATGGATGAGGAAATATTACTCAAATAAAAACCAGTGTTTGTCTGAATAAACCCCTAAAGGCTAAAGgttacatatttatatatttttttaacatatagaTTATCATCTAATCTCTCATTTTGtttgtattgtttttttaataataatgttttcaTGTGATGTGATGACAGGTAATAGTTCTTATTTGATGTGTGAGTCTAACTTAGATGTCAAGTTTCATGATGATATTTAATAATGaaagattttataaaaaatattgggAGGAATCacataagaaaacaaaattggACAAAACACTAAGATGGATTCCCATTGTTTATGTCTGCAAGCTGGAGACCTTTTATCTGCATGGCCATGGCATTCAGAAGACCCATGATCTGttacaatattatttaaatttacaatactaataattaatcattatctTCATATAGCTTCATCAACTTCATTGATTACATTTAGTAATTAGCCTTTTATTAATTCTCAATTTCTTAGTCTGATCATAGCAAACAATGATTGTGATAATAGAATAAACCAGGATGATTTCATGACATGATGATGATATAGCAGATGAACAAATCACTTCTTGCTCTTCTTAACCTTACCAACGCGTAAAAATGAACCCAAACTGAAGAGATTTGCACTTCCCTTTGAAACACAAGGAGTTGGTACATTCAAGACAGGGTTAATCCTAAGGCCATTGGGATAATACCCTCCATAACCCTTCCCTGAAGCAGATTTTTGCATAGGATACATATTTAAGGCAGAATATgaatatgatgatgatgatgatttatGCTTGTTTGAACTCACTTTCTTTGGATTCGGCACTGACCCTGTTGAGTTGCTTCTTGACAGAAGAGGTATAGAGCATACCATGTTCTTCTTTGTATCACGATTCAGACTCTTGCTTCTGTTGAATCCCCAAAAAGACTTGGAAAGAGGCTTTTTCTCATGATCAGGAGCCACATCTATGAGTTCTCTAATGGTTTCTTTCTTCACTTTGTCAACACATGGGCGAGGAGGGAGTTTTGTGTGAGGATGTTCCACATGGTGAGTGAGTTTTCTAGCTGTGGTCTTGTCTTGCATCTGAATTGGAAGGATCACTCCATTGGAGAAAAGTTCATCTGCTGAAGATGATTCAAAGTTGAGGCTGGTGGTGCTAGTGCTGAACTCAAAATCA
This region includes:
- the LOC137838005 gene encoding uncharacterized protein: MLFCLHLFVCVGGICCVVMCSETSPPRLSFSHDLSELQVSPMKQDISCRDTLLHDSNSDFEFSTSTTSLNFESSSADELFSNGVILPIQMQDKTTARKLTHHVEHPHTKLPPRPCVDKVKKETIRELIDVAPDHEKKPLSKSFWGFNRSKSLNRDTKKNMVCSIPLLSRSNSTGSVPNPKKVSSNKHKSSSSSYSYSALNMYPMQKSASGKGYGGYYPNGLRINPVLNVPTPCVSKGSANLFSLGSFLRVGKVKKSKK